A stretch of Methanobrevibacter sp. YE315 DNA encodes these proteins:
- the sucC gene encoding ADP-forming succinate--CoA ligase subunit beta, with amino-acid sequence MRFFENVAKTIFHDEGIPILEGHVANYPEEAMAISSEMGVPVVIKAQVLTGGRGKAGGVKFANNPGEALKVSEEILGMEIKGEKVKHLLVEEKAEILHEFFITVSVDRGARRPVIIASKEGGVEIENLAKTNPEKIIKYYPNPLLEFLPYEAREVARKMEVPSELISPMGDIIWKLYNVFTKYDADTAEINPLVLTPKGLIAADAKMVVENDSLFRHQELVERMHYKKKAVDFVQLDGDIAVIGNGAGLTLTAMDMIKLNGGEPATFLDIGGGASEHIINQALSIVLNYERVKVVFLNVLGGITKADDVARGVIKALENVERDVPIVIRLTGTNEAEGQRILEEAGIPYETSMEKAAKKAVDLCNELKAAGK; translated from the coding sequence ATGAGATTTTTTGAAAATGTAGCAAAAACAATTTTTCATGATGAAGGAATTCCAATTTTAGAAGGTCACGTTGCTAATTATCCTGAAGAAGCAATGGCGATTTCTTCAGAAATGGGCGTCCCTGTCGTTATTAAAGCACAGGTTTTAACCGGTGGAAGAGGTAAAGCAGGTGGTGTAAAATTCGCAAACAACCCTGGTGAAGCATTGAAAGTTTCTGAAGAAATTTTAGGAATGGAAATTAAAGGCGAAAAAGTAAAACACTTGTTGGTTGAAGAAAAAGCCGAAATCTTGCATGAATTTTTCATAACCGTTTCTGTTGATAGAGGCGCTAGAAGACCGGTTATTATTGCAAGTAAAGAGGGTGGAGTTGAAATTGAAAACCTAGCTAAAACCAACCCGGAAAAGATTATTAAATATTATCCAAATCCTTTACTTGAATTCTTACCTTATGAAGCACGTGAAGTTGCACGTAAAATGGAAGTGCCGTCTGAATTGATTTCTCCAATGGGAGACATTATCTGGAAATTATATAACGTATTTACCAAATATGATGCTGATACCGCGGAGATAAACCCATTGGTTTTAACTCCAAAAGGATTAATTGCGGCTGATGCTAAAATGGTTGTTGAAAACGATTCATTATTCAGACATCAGGAATTAGTTGAAAGAATGCACTATAAGAAAAAAGCAGTGGACTTTGTTCAATTGGACGGTGATATTGCTGTTATCGGTAATGGTGCAGGTTTGACTCTAACTGCTATGGACATGATTAAACTTAATGGTGGCGAACCAGCAACATTCCTAGATATCGGTGGTGGAGCTTCCGAGCATATCATTAACCAAGCTTTAAGTATCGTATTGAACTATGAACGTGTTAAAGTGGTTTTCCTAAACGTTTTAGGAGGAATCACTAAAGCAGATGACGTTGCTCGTGGTGTTATTAAAGCTTTAGAAAACGTTGAACGTGATGTTCCTATTGTAATCAGATTAACTGGTACTAATGAAGCGGAAGGCCAAAGAATATTGGAAGAAGCTGGAATCCCATATGAAACTTCCATGGAAAAAGCCGCTAAAAAGGCAGTTGATCTTTGTAATGAATTAAAAGCAGCAGGTAAATAA
- a CDS encoding phosphatidylglycerophosphatase A: protein MKFNIIKKDYGICINNPNHFLAFSDFTVSDGIDIIENVNILKAKNEFKSLAKKAETFNQSEGSYIAQANVSLNYFKNSYDDLTIFTFMDNDVVIEEFTEHLKVANSHKSFMDARINISHVVYIDKVLSPKDLLKIFKIVTNIKAKTLANWALPIHIQNILNTDDFLAVLSNVPQSVGDSLDINNAEYDDIDFDELKIRIEEAIEISLEDAFKKLELTFGILDYFVAEGILIGDLVEAGMELVEGTEVTQELKDKMKAQILKSLTDINVITLLVAAMRTEHDLSGNRIREVDVSDDPAHLYTDEVLGLAIANQIAGTKATFNFKRYDEAKPGIIYGLPPMLDDIFAGLIAGCMSKIFEE, encoded by the coding sequence ATGAAATTCAATATCATCAAAAAAGATTATGGGATTTGCATTAATAACCCAAATCATTTTTTGGCATTTAGTGATTTCACTGTAAGTGATGGAATTGACATTATTGAGAATGTCAATATATTAAAGGCAAAAAACGAATTCAAATCACTTGCAAAAAAGGCAGAAACATTCAATCAATCTGAAGGCTCTTATATAGCACAGGCAAATGTTTCTTTGAATTATTTTAAAAATTCCTATGATGACTTAACCATTTTTACGTTTATGGATAATGATGTCGTCATAGAAGAGTTTACAGAGCACTTGAAGGTTGCTAATTCCCATAAGAGTTTCATGGATGCAAGAATAAACATAAGCCATGTTGTCTACATCGACAAGGTATTGTCTCCAAAAGATTTGCTTAAAATATTCAAGATAGTGACTAATATTAAAGCAAAAACTCTTGCAAATTGGGCTTTGCCCATTCATATTCAAAATATTTTGAATACCGATGATTTTTTAGCTGTTCTGTCAAATGTTCCACAATCTGTGGGTGACAGCTTGGATATCAATAATGCGGAGTATGATGATATTGACTTTGATGAATTAAAAATTAGGATTGAAGAAGCCATTGAAATAAGTTTGGAAGATGCGTTTAAAAAATTGGAATTGACATTCGGGATTTTAGACTATTTTGTGGCTGAAGGAATTCTAATCGGTGATTTGGTCGAGGCTGGAATGGAGCTTGTAGAAGGCACTGAAGTTACCCAAGAGCTAAAAGATAAGATGAAAGCCCAGATTCTTAAATCACTAACAGATATTAATGTTATCACGCTTTTAGTTGCAGCAATGAGAACCGAGCATGATTTGTCAGGCAATAGGATTAGGGAAGTTGATGTAAGCGATGATCCCGCCCATCTTTACACTGATGAAGTGTTGGGATTGGCTATTGCAAATCAAATTGCAGGAACTAAAGCGACATTTAATTTCAAAAGATATGATGAGGCAAAACCTGGAATCATATACGGTTTGCCGCCGATGCTTGATGATATTTTCGCAGGTTTAATTGCAGGATGCATGTCAAAGATATTCGAGGAATGA
- a CDS encoding ferredoxin family protein: MIIIDENLCKGCHLCLFMCYKNVYAISPEINKKGVQLPFTKFEERCTKCGTCEIACPDQAITVDLPENWWMNNEKDINFNPNFTKGEK, encoded by the coding sequence TTGATTATTATTGATGAAAATTTGTGTAAAGGATGTCATCTTTGCTTATTTATGTGTTACAAGAATGTATATGCTATATCTCCTGAAATTAACAAAAAAGGAGTACAATTGCCTTTCACTAAATTCGAGGAAAGATGTACTAAATGCGGCACTTGCGAAATCGCATGTCCGGATCAAGCGATTACTGTTGATTTGCCTGAAAACTGGTGGATGAACAATGAGAAAGATATTAACTTTAATCCTAATTTCACAAAAGGGGAAAAGTAG
- a CDS encoding flavodoxin family protein — protein MKFFAINGSPRPKCNTAQLLDKALEGVKSVFPDADAERINLYDFPFHGCKSCFACKIVNGKHYGRCVQNDDLKPILDEIVEADGVILGSPIYFSDVTGNMRCFLERFMFPFVAYSKIETVEHKKMPIAYIYTMNASEEVSHQIGYHDLHNHFEMGLSMVFTKPEHLYVYETYQFKDYSKYVSDAFDEKERRQIRKTRFPKDLESAFEIGKKIAIQAEQHD, from the coding sequence ATGAAATTTTTTGCTATTAATGGTTCTCCAAGACCTAAATGTAATACAGCACAGCTTTTGGATAAAGCTTTGGAAGGCGTTAAATCAGTATTTCCCGATGCAGATGCAGAAAGGATTAACCTATATGATTTTCCGTTTCATGGCTGTAAGAGTTGCTTTGCATGTAAAATAGTCAACGGGAAGCATTATGGCAGATGTGTTCAAAATGATGATTTAAAACCTATTCTAGATGAAATTGTTGAAGCTGATGGCGTTATATTAGGTTCACCAATTTACTTTAGTGATGTAACTGGAAATATGAGATGCTTTTTGGAAAGATTCATGTTTCCATTTGTTGCTTATAGTAAAATTGAAACTGTTGAACATAAGAAAATGCCGATAGCTTACATTTACACCATGAATGCATCTGAAGAAGTTTCACATCAAATTGGTTATCATGACCTTCATAATCACTTTGAAATGGGTTTAAGCATGGTATTTACCAAACCCGAACATTTATATGTTTATGAGACTTATCAATTCAAGGACTATTCAAAATATGTTTCAGATGCTTTCGATGAAAAAGAAAGAAGACAAATTCGAAAAACTCGTTTTCCTAAAGATTTAGAAAGTGCATTTGAAATTGGTAAAAAAATAGCTATTCAAGCAGAACAACACGACTGA
- a CDS encoding DUF763 domain-containing protein has translation MKRKGVVNLPLHGGHPPKWLFTRMVDLSGALASVIIEEYSLEEFLNRISNPYWFQAFSCVLGFDWHSSGTTTTTLGALKASLNPEEHGIYLTGGKGAKSRKTPEGIQHAGDIFNLKTKTTEKLVETSKLSAKIDNSCIQDGYTLYQHNFFISEKGDWAVVQQGLNTENKYARRYHWLGCEVENLLNDPHSGISCDKKTPNTLNMSSKDSEEAQKISVDLINDNPNHLRQYFKRKDNQLLLEDFTMPQHHPVLDMDISDKEFEILTKAYEIQPENYEELILLKGIGPKKIRALALISDLVYGEPASWQDPVKYSFTHGGKDGFPYPVDREVYDNSIQTIRDALDQARIKKDEKLKAIKRLDDFIS, from the coding sequence ATGAAAAGAAAAGGAGTAGTAAATTTACCGCTCCATGGAGGACACCCTCCAAAATGGTTATTTACAAGAATGGTTGACTTATCAGGGGCTTTAGCATCAGTTATTATTGAAGAGTATAGTTTAGAGGAATTCTTAAATAGAATTTCAAATCCTTACTGGTTTCAGGCATTTTCTTGCGTTTTGGGTTTCGATTGGCATTCATCAGGAACTACAACAACAACACTTGGAGCCTTAAAAGCATCATTAAACCCCGAAGAACACGGAATCTATTTAACTGGAGGCAAAGGTGCGAAATCCAGGAAAACTCCCGAAGGGATACAACATGCAGGAGACATCTTTAATTTAAAAACCAAAACAACCGAAAAACTGGTTGAAACAAGCAAATTATCGGCAAAAATTGACAACTCATGTATTCAGGACGGATATACATTATACCAGCATAATTTCTTTATAAGTGAAAAGGGGGACTGGGCTGTTGTCCAACAAGGACTGAACACTGAAAACAAGTATGCCCGAAGATATCACTGGCTTGGATGTGAAGTGGAAAACTTATTGAACGACCCACATAGCGGAATATCCTGCGATAAGAAAACACCAAACACATTAAACATGTCTTCAAAAGATAGTGAAGAGGCTCAAAAAATCAGCGTTGATTTGATTAATGATAATCCAAACCATTTAAGACAATATTTCAAAAGAAAAGACAACCAACTTCTTTTAGAGGATTTCACAATGCCCCAACACCACCCTGTTTTAGATATGGATATTTCCGATAAAGAGTTTGAAATCCTGACAAAAGCATATGAGATACAACCTGAAAATTATGAAGAATTGATTTTGCTTAAAGGAATTGGTCCTAAAAAAATAAGAGCTCTTGCATTGATATCCGATTTGGTGTATGGCGAACCTGCAAGCTGGCAAGACCCTGTAAAATATAGTTTCACCCATGGGGGAAAAGACGGTTTTCCGTATCCCGTTGATAGGGAAGTTTATGATAATTCAATCCAAACAATCAGAGATGCCCTTGACCAGGCACGTATAAAAAAAGATGAAAAATTAAAAGCCATAAAAAGGTTGGATGACTTTATTTCCTAA
- a CDS encoding 2-oxoacid:ferredoxin oxidoreductase subunit beta, whose amino-acid sequence MSDAKQNRFLPYLREDRLPHIFCPGCGNGAIINAFLAAMEKAEMDFDNIAMVSGIGCSSRIPGYLKCDSLHTTHGRALSFATGLKTANKDLDVVVFTGDGDAASIGGNHLIHAARRNINLTVICINNNIYGMTGGQISPTSPKGSFGTTAPYGNLDNPFNLAELVAAAGATYSARWTTVQIENLVLSIKAGLQNPGFSFIEVATQCPTYFGRKNKLKTPTAMAAVMKANTVFKSAADRMKPKELEGKIVVGEFANTQKDEFTENIDKISVEKFGKKTLINSAYETEL is encoded by the coding sequence ATGTCTGATGCTAAACAAAATAGATTTCTCCCTTATTTAAGAGAAGACAGATTGCCTCATATTTTCTGTCCAGGTTGTGGGAATGGTGCAATAATCAATGCATTCTTGGCAGCTATGGAAAAAGCGGAAATGGATTTCGATAATATTGCAATGGTTTCTGGAATCGGCTGTTCTTCAAGAATTCCGGGTTATCTGAAATGTGACTCATTGCACACCACTCACGGAAGGGCATTAAGTTTTGCAACCGGTCTTAAAACAGCCAATAAAGATTTGGATGTTGTTGTGTTTACTGGTGACGGTGATGCGGCTTCTATTGGGGGCAATCATTTAATTCATGCAGCTAGAAGAAATATTAATCTTACTGTAATCTGTATCAATAATAATATTTATGGTATGACTGGTGGTCAGATAAGCCCTACATCTCCTAAGGGCAGTTTCGGAACAACCGCCCCATATGGTAATCTTGATAATCCATTTAACTTGGCCGAACTCGTTGCGGCTGCAGGTGCAACTTACTCCGCAAGATGGACCACAGTCCAAATTGAAAATTTAGTGCTTTCAATCAAAGCAGGATTGCAAAACCCTGGATTTTCATTTATTGAGGTTGCAACCCAATGTCCAACTTACTTTGGTCGTAAAAACAAGCTTAAAACTCCTACTGCAATGGCAGCTGTCATGAAAGCAAATACAGTGTTCAAATCCGCTGCAGATAGGATGAAACCAAAAGAATTAGAAGGAAAAATTGTAGTTGGCGAATTTGCCAATACTCAAAAAGATGAATTCACAGAAAATATTGACAAAATAAGTGTGGAAAAATTCGGTAAGAAAACTCTTATCAATTCTGCATATGAAACAGAGCTATAG
- a CDS encoding fumarate hydratase C-terminal domain-containing protein translates to MKHLTTPIHDDDLSDIDVGDQITISGTIYTGRDAALPQLVNLIEKNEVPFDLKGAVIMHTAFSEAGIAPTTSNKEEIESTIPELSKSGVKIHIGKGMLSDETAQSLNENNSIFVITPPVAALLTSKVLEKKCVLFEHEGMEAMFELKVENIPGIVAIHRGKKI, encoded by the coding sequence ATGAAGCATTTAACTACACCCATCCATGATGATGATTTATCCGACATCGATGTAGGAGATCAAATCACAATTTCGGGAACAATATATACCGGTCGCGATGCGGCACTTCCACAACTTGTTAACCTGATTGAGAAAAATGAAGTTCCCTTTGATTTGAAAGGTGCAGTGATTATGCATACTGCTTTCAGCGAAGCTGGAATAGCCCCGACAACAAGCAACAAAGAAGAAATTGAGTCAACAATACCTGAACTGAGCAAGTCCGGCGTTAAGATTCATATTGGAAAAGGAATGTTGAGTGATGAAACCGCACAGTCCTTAAATGAAAACAATTCTATTTTTGTTATAACACCGCCCGTTGCAGCATTACTCACAAGCAAAGTTTTAGAAAAAAAGTGTGTTTTATTTGAGCATGAAGGCATGGAAGCCATGTTTGAATTAAAAGTAGAAAATATCCCTGGGATTGTTGCAATCCACAGAGGAAAAAAAATTTAA
- the cobS gene encoding adenosylcobinamide-GDP ribazoletransferase: protein MEDDSYFEDEEFSPIRSILGLLTFSTILPINVFTSIEYMTKLTWCWPFLHLFIGILAAVCGYVSLDLLHLNPFFTAAIVYAFLMIITGYNHLDGVMDMADGVMVHGEPERKIEVMKDSSVGAGGVATLFLVASLTIAGLCNILDYHFIYGIIVCEMAAKTSLLTTALLSKPLTPGIGSYFIKETTLSNYIASTFIVACIAYLLGGLVGVVGVLGAIVSGIMIASIARRNFVLANGDVLGMSNEVGRLFSLLFMAVALYFI from the coding sequence ATGGAAGATGATAGTTACTTTGAAGATGAAGAATTTTCACCGATTAGATCTATTTTAGGTCTTTTGACCTTTTCAACAATATTGCCGATTAATGTTTTCACATCAATTGAGTATATGACCAAGTTGACCTGGTGCTGGCCGTTTTTACATCTGTTCATCGGTATTTTGGCAGCTGTTTGCGGTTATGTATCATTGGATTTACTTCATCTTAATCCATTTTTCACAGCAGCAATTGTTTATGCCTTTTTAATGATAATTACAGGTTACAATCATTTGGATGGCGTAATGGATATGGCTGATGGCGTGATGGTTCACGGAGAACCTGAACGTAAAATTGAAGTGATGAAAGACTCTTCAGTTGGTGCAGGCGGTGTTGCAACTTTGTTTTTAGTTGCAAGCTTGACTATTGCAGGGTTATGCAACATTTTAGATTATCATTTCATATATGGGATTATCGTCTGTGAAATGGCTGCAAAGACTTCATTGTTAACTACTGCGCTTCTTTCAAAACCATTAACTCCTGGAATTGGAAGCTATTTTATTAAAGAAACTACTTTATCTAATTATATAGCTTCAACATTCATTGTTGCTTGCATAGCTTATCTATTGGGAGGTCTTGTCGGTGTCGTTGGTGTTTTGGGAGCCATCGTTAGCGGAATTATGATAGCCAGCATAGCAAGAAGGAACTTTGTTTTAGCAAATGGTGATGTTTTAGGAATGAGCAATGAGGTAGGTCGTTTGTTTTCATTGTTATTCATGGCGGTTGCATTATACTTTATTTAG
- a CDS encoding tRNA (cytidine(56)-2'-O)-methyltransferase, protein MNVNVLRLDHRLKRDTRITTHVCLTARAFGASKIYLAGERDNKLMDNVRDTASRFGGDFEIEYSESYMGVINKWKSDGGKVVHLTMYGSQAHEVAPEIREDGSDILIIVGGSKVPGKVYKAADWNVSVTTQPHSEVSSLAVFQHLLMDGKEFDLVFENPVLEVIPTAHGKTVNIHNENR, encoded by the coding sequence ATGAATGTAAATGTTTTAAGATTAGACCACAGATTAAAAAGGGATACTCGTATCACAACTCATGTATGTTTAACTGCTCGCGCATTTGGAGCTAGTAAGATTTACCTTGCAGGCGAAAGGGACAATAAATTAATGGATAATGTAAGGGATACCGCTTCAAGGTTTGGAGGGGATTTTGAAATTGAGTACAGTGAAAGTTACATGGGTGTTATTAATAAATGGAAATCTGATGGTGGAAAAGTAGTGCACTTAACAATGTATGGATCTCAGGCTCATGAAGTAGCTCCTGAAATAAGGGAAGATGGTTCTGATATCTTGATTATTGTTGGCGGTTCTAAAGTTCCTGGAAAAGTTTATAAAGCTGCTGATTGGAATGTGTCCGTTACAACACAACCCCATTCTGAAGTATCATCATTGGCAGTATTTCAACATTTGTTGATGGATGGCAAGGAATTTGATTTGGTATTTGAAAATCCTGTGCTTGAAGTAATTCCAACTGCTCATGGAAAAACCGTTAATATTCATAATGAAAATCGTTAG
- a CDS encoding 2-oxoacid:ferredoxin oxidoreductase subunit gamma, producing the protein MRTEIRICGFGGQGIILAGIILGKSASLFDGKEAVQTQSYGPEARGGASKCEVVISDTQVDYPKVQSPDILVAMSNEALIKYIVDLKDNGTLIVDPGTTDVEDVREFIDEHNIKVYEAPATKTAIEEIGLKIVANIVMVGAITKITGVISKEAAVKAIEVSVPKGTEEKNISAFEAGYALGE; encoded by the coding sequence ATGAGAACTGAAATTAGAATTTGTGGATTTGGAGGTCAGGGAATTATTCTTGCAGGTATTATTTTAGGTAAATCTGCAAGCCTTTTTGACGGTAAAGAAGCTGTTCAAACCCAATCTTATGGTCCTGAAGCTCGTGGTGGAGCTTCTAAATGTGAAGTTGTTATTAGTGATACACAAGTTGATTATCCAAAAGTTCAAAGTCCAGATATTTTAGTTGCTATGTCTAATGAGGCTCTAATTAAATATATTGTGGATTTAAAGGACAATGGAACTTTAATTGTTGATCCCGGAACAACTGATGTGGAAGATGTTAGGGAATTTATAGATGAACACAATATTAAGGTTTATGAAGCTCCTGCAACCAAAACAGCTATTGAGGAAATTGGTCTTAAAATTGTAGCGAATATTGTTATGGTTGGAGCTATTACAAAAATTACTGGTGTCATATCCAAAGAAGCAGCTGTCAAAGCTATTGAAGTCAGCGTTCCTAAAGGAACTGAAGAGAAAAACATCAGCGCTTTTGAAGCAGGATATGCTCTAGGGGAATAG
- a CDS encoding peptidylprolyl isomerase — protein MAIDNGDFVRVNFTGKIKETDEVFDTTYDEIAQEAGIFDENKTYKPIPIVVGGNHLLPAIEEAITGLEEGETKHVEVDSDNAFGPRNPKMIQLVPMKEFKKQGMTPFPGMKITAEGQTGKILTVNGGRVKVDFNHELAGKDLVYDVEVTEIIEDEADKIKSMIELHYSNPNVDIEKTEIDIADGVANIKLDEMSKFDQQSYMDITFARFRIAKDIWDNIDEITKVNFVDEFEKREESADEEDEE, from the coding sequence ATGGCTATAGATAACGGAGATTTTGTAAGAGTAAATTTTACTGGTAAAATTAAAGAAACTGATGAAGTATTCGATACTACTTATGATGAAATTGCACAAGAAGCTGGAATTTTCGATGAAAACAAAACTTACAAACCAATCCCTATTGTTGTAGGTGGAAACCATTTATTGCCTGCTATTGAAGAAGCTATCACCGGTTTAGAAGAAGGTGAAACCAAACATGTTGAAGTGGACTCAGATAATGCATTCGGTCCAAGAAATCCAAAAATGATTCAATTAGTGCCTATGAAAGAATTCAAAAAACAAGGCATGACTCCTTTCCCTGGTATGAAAATCACTGCTGAAGGCCAAACAGGTAAAATCTTAACCGTAAACGGTGGAAGAGTAAAAGTAGATTTCAATCATGAATTAGCAGGAAAAGACTTAGTCTATGATGTTGAAGTAACTGAAATTATCGAAGATGAAGCAGATAAAATCAAAAGTATGATTGAGTTACATTATTCTAATCCAAATGTTGATATAGAAAAGACTGAAATTGATATTGCTGATGGTGTTGCAAACATTAAATTAGATGAAATGTCCAAATTCGACCAACAATCTTACATGGACATTACCTTTGCAAGATTCAGAATAGCTAAAGACATTTGGGATAACATTGATGAAATTACTAAAGTCAATTTCGTTGATGAATTCGAAAAAAGAGAAGAATCTGCTGATGAAGAAGATGAAGAATAA
- a CDS encoding 2-oxoacid:acceptor oxidoreductase subunit alpha has protein sequence MAEELFIQGNEACAKGAIAAGCRFFAGYPITPSTEVAETLARELPKVGGSFVQMEDEIASAGAIIGASWGGAKAMTATSGPGISLMQENIGYAFMSETPIVVVDVQRGSPSTAQPTMAAQGDMMQARWGSHGDYEPIALSPSSVQEFFDFTVKAFNLAEEYRVPVFVMADEVIGHMREKIVIEDNIDIVARKRPEKNDDYLPFENIENGTTPMPAFGDGFNIHVTGLTHDERGYPDTNNPETHHNLVQRICDKVLNNKDKICSLRSENCEDADIIIVSYGAPVRSVVEAVNKTDKKVGYIKIDTPWPFPDEQIQELTANASDVLVVEMNLGQMYYEVDRVVKDKNVHLLGVIGGLLPTPDEILEKIDEIGGN, from the coding sequence ATGGCTGAAGAATTATTTATTCAAGGAAATGAAGCATGTGCTAAAGGAGCAATAGCTGCAGGTTGCAGATTCTTTGCAGGTTATCCAATCACCCCATCTACAGAAGTTGCAGAAACTTTAGCTCGTGAATTACCGAAAGTTGGAGGGTCATTTGTTCAAATGGAAGATGAAATTGCTTCTGCCGGAGCTATTATTGGAGCTTCATGGGGTGGAGCTAAAGCAATGACAGCAACCTCCGGCCCAGGTATATCATTAATGCAAGAAAATATAGGTTATGCATTCATGAGTGAAACTCCAATAGTTGTCGTAGATGTTCAAAGAGGTTCCCCTTCTACCGCTCAACCAACTATGGCTGCGCAAGGTGATATGATGCAAGCCCGTTGGGGTTCACACGGGGATTATGAGCCAATAGCATTATCTCCTTCAAGTGTCCAAGAGTTCTTTGATTTTACAGTTAAGGCATTTAATTTAGCTGAAGAATATAGAGTTCCTGTTTTCGTCATGGCTGACGAGGTTATAGGTCATATGAGAGAAAAAATAGTCATTGAGGACAATATTGATATTGTTGCAAGAAAAAGACCTGAAAAAAATGATGATTACTTGCCGTTTGAAAATATCGAAAATGGAACTACTCCAATGCCAGCATTTGGTGATGGATTCAATATACATGTAACCGGGTTAACTCACGATGAAAGAGGTTATCCTGACACTAACAACCCTGAAACTCATCATAATCTTGTTCAAAGAATTTGCGATAAAGTCTTAAACAATAAAGATAAAATCTGTTCTCTCAGAAGTGAAAACTGTGAAGATGCAGATATCATAATTGTCTCTTACGGCGCTCCGGTCAGATCTGTTGTTGAAGCAGTGAACAAAACAGATAAGAAAGTGGGTTATATCAAAATTGATACTCCATGGCCTTTCCCAGATGAACAAATCCAAGAATTAACCGCAAATGCAAGCGATGTGCTTGTTGTAGAAATGAATCTGGGCCAAATGTATTATGAAGTTGACCGTGTAGTTAAAGATAAAAATGTTCATTTATTAGGGGTTATTGGAGGATTATTACCAACTCCTGATGAGATTTTAGAAAAAATTGATGAAATAGGAGGAAACTAA